In Bacteroidota bacterium, the genomic window AATAAAGAAGGCGAGCTTATGCTTACAATGGCGGTAAAGCATGAAAAGGGATTGGAAAGAAGAGTGAAAGATGTAAAGATTGATTATTCCAGAAGTATTCCGGCAAAACACTTAAATTCTATAAAGCACTCTTATGCACGTTCAAAGAATTTTTCAGATATATTTCCTGAGTTAGAAAATATTTACCAAAAAAATACTGAGTTCCTATTGGATTTAAATATTGAGTTAATAAATCTTGGGATGAAGTATCTCTCCATTTCCAAAGATTTTATATTCTCAAGCGAAATGGATGTTCAGGGACAAAAAGTTGAAGGAATAATTGATGTCTGTAAAAAACTTGGAGCTGATAAATATCTTTCGCCCGTTGGTTCAAAATTATATATCGATGAGAATAATATTTTTCCTGAACATAATATTGAACTTTCGTATCAGGATTTTACGCATCCTGTTTACAATCAGGTCAATTTCAAAGATTTCATTAGTCATCTTTCTTTTATAGATTATTTATTTAATGTCGATTTAGATGAAGTAAAAAAATTTGGAAATTTAAAACCGGAAAATCACCATGTTTAAAGATGAAATAAAAATAGAAAATATTACTATAGGTAAAAATCATAAGCCTTTCATAGTTGCTGAAATGTCGGGTAACCATAATCAATCTCTTGATAGAGCATTTGCA contains:
- a CDS encoding WbqC family protein — encoded protein: MKCAIMQPTYLPWLGYFDLIRNVDKFVIYDHVQFEKQSWQQRNRIRNKEGELMLTMAVKHEKGLERRVKDVKIDYSRSIPAKHLNSIKHSYARSKNFSDIFPELENIYQKNTEFLLDLNIELINLGMKYLSISKDFIFSSEMDVQGQKVEGIIDVCKKLGADKYLSPVGSKLYIDENNIFPEHNIELSYQDFTHPVYNQVNFKDFISHLSFIDYLFNVDLDEVKKFGNLKPENHHV